One Aspergillus oryzae RIB40 DNA, chromosome 2 genomic window carries:
- a CDS encoding putative DNA 3'-phosphatase Tpp1 (polynucleotide kinase 3' phosphatase) has product MAGSVKRPASTTGTISPPPVKRKIESTLTKQSVSSFFTPASQKKPEQITWRIVNNSLVVGKYAKKADHKQTIEKPKVAAFDLVGMHLLGALGRCGRLTRRRTQHIPLSVYAATLDDGYRKPRIGMWKEFLDDYDFDVNGVDLSKSIYVGDAAGRPNDHSQVDRGFAVNAGVPFKTPEEFFLNAAPEPLVESFDPSLYLQSDQTDDASPPFSRQSALELVIFCGSPGAGKSTFYWDYLEPLGYERVNQDILKTDPGAEHRSCRGSQRDQEKGMLIRPGQRPKCIKVAKEHLTAGRSVVVGM; this is encoded by the exons ATGGCCGGCTCGGTCAAACGGCCAGCGTCTACAACTGGGACTATCTCCCCACCTCCGGTaaagagaaagattgaaTCCACACTGACAA AGCAATCGGTGTCATCGTTCTTCACCCCCGCATCTCAAAAGAAGCCCGAGCAAATCACCTGGCGCATCGTGAACAACAGTCTCGTCGTCGGCAAATATGCGAAGAAAGCAGACCATAAACAGACTATAGAGAAGCCAAAAGTTGCTGCCTTTGATTTGGTGGGGATGCATCTGCTGGGAGCACTTGGACGGTGTGGGAGACTGACACGCCGTAGGACTCAAC ACATTCCACTCAGTGTTTACGCAGCTACTCTGGACGATGGTtacagaaagccaagaaTCGGGATGTGGAAAGAGTTCCTAGACGACTATGATTTTGACGTGAACGGCGTGGACTTATCAAAATCGATTTATGTTGGAGATGCCGCTGGACGGCCAAATGACCATTCCCAGGTAGATCG TGGGTTTGCTGTAAATGCCGGAGTTCCATTTAAAACACCAGAGGAGTTTTTTCTCAACGCCGCGCCGGAGCCGCTCGTGGAATCATTCGACCCTTCTCTATATTTACAATCGGACCAAACCGATGATG CTTCACCCCCCTTTTCCCGTCAAAGCGCTCTTGAACTAGTGATCTTCTGCGGCAGTCCCGGCGCGGGCAAGTCGACTTTCTACTGGGATTATCTGGAGCCATTGGGATATGAACGAGTGAACCAGGACATTTTGAAAACG GATCCCGGAGCGGAGCATCGCTCATGCAGGGGCagccaaagagatcaagaaaaaggaatgcTAATAAGACCTGGCCAGCGTCCTAAATGTATCAAAGTCGCCAAGGAACACCTTACGGCCGGAAGGTCCGTGGTAGTCGGTATGTAA
- a CDS encoding regulator of G-protein signaling domain-containing protein (predicted protein), translating to MDLSGSRPLSLTVPAGAFCPMRPTLDEVLANTAPAPYTLSAFMAYLSQNHCLETLEFTLEAKRYRETYEALSQQLGEYPIGTECPESQHLRMLWQRLLTAYIMPGSPREINVSSEVRDDILRQANSTIPPLPETLDAAVKLVHELMEESIFLPFLNAHSASAQVVPLAEPLFPQEDGVMVVAGPGLDEHAMKRARSKGRRLSPRSSKDFGSPTYSSSHSGRSNFSLSAMTSMGKSSHRHSSHTSSGSGDCSAGLTDDSGSLQSMSTSEPMTPPTTPPSSDAHGLHLAHSPKQRTDNPWKKMGMKLGFKKRSTTGSSGSNKLSGTDE from the coding sequence ATGGACCTATCTGGCTCACGTCCGTTGAGTCTGACCGTTCCGGCGGGTGCATTTTGTCCCATGCGTCCAACCTTGGATGAGGTGCTAGCAAACACCGCCCCCGCTCCGTACACCCTCAGTGCTTTTATGGCCTACCTTTCCCAAAACCACTGCCTGGAAACGTTGGAATTCACCCTCGAAGCGAAACGGTACCGGGAAACGTACGAGGCACTCAGCCAGCAATTGGGTGAATACCCGATCGGCACCGAATGTCCGGAAAGCCAACATCTGCGGATGCTTTGGCAGCGACTTCTGACGGCCTACATCATGCCCGGATCCCCCCGCGAGATCAATGTCTCCAGTGAAGTCCGCGACGATATTCTTCGACAGGCTAACTCGACCATCCCCCCGCTGCCCGAGACCCTCGATGCCGCCGTGAAACTCGTTCACGAATTGATGGAAGAGTCGATCTTCCTGCCCTTTCTGAATGCCCACTCCGCTAGCGCCCAGGTTGTACCGCTGGCAGAGCCGCTATTTCCGCAGGAGGATGGGGTAATGGTGGTTGCTGGGCCGGGTCTCGATGAACACGCCATGAAGCGCGCCCGTTCGAAGGGACGGCGACTGTCCCCACGATCTTCGAAAGATTTTGGTTCTCCGACTTACTCGTCCAGCCACTCCGGCCGCTCAAACTTCTCCCTCAGTGCCATGACTTCTATGGGCAAATCCAGCCACCGGCATTCCAGTCACACTTCGAGCGGCAGTGGTGACTGCTCGGCTGGCCTGACGGACGACTCTGGCAGTCTACAATCCATGAGCACCAGCGAACCGATGACTCCCCCGACGACGCCTCCATCCAGTGATGCCCACGGTCTGCATCTGGCTCACAGCCCGAAGCAGCGCACCGATAACCCATGGAAGAAAATGGGGATGAAACTGGGCTTCAAGAAGCGTTCGACTACCGGGAGCTCGGGGAGCAATAAACTGTCTGGCACGGACGAATGA
- a CDS encoding uncharacterized protein (predicted protein) — translation MSFPIGAGETNLFGINADRTPLTLDESTRTLYKRAISDPFSLTDQERRLVTHRPLPEEENTLCQNACGLSMDELIAKAINSNNNDNNNNDLSLGLSNEEARLLTAGVVQGQSGRILSEVARLSPEDRELKARAMEAARTEDVRAAIEVAQRVRQRWTAVQLAAAKALSNDDIRNIQVAMKVPWQEHVLQSSSTSAGDSSSGGQNPGEAGARFGLVAFYQKEEEEGGGGGGGGGGGGGGVDRLSEYKSQIGTAIYHGLHYSVSLIKDETRNRFTLHWVVVPGSHNNDLDPSALRTRFSTMLANNEIPIGFRRDAFLYVDKEAFDSRETARPYLWLAEPESKPEYETGTTTGAQPGVLPPLKVDIKHIAPTLFARLVQRDLQGEARRKPYRYTSELSRLHAATDATREGDGIWPPPSRLQ, via the coding sequence ATGTCTTTCCCCATAGGTGCTGGAGAGACCAACCTCTTCGGTATAAACGCAGACAGGACTCCTTTAACCCTAGACGAGTCGACTCGCACCCTCTATAAGCGCGCCATATCCGACCCCTTCTCACTAACAGATCAAGAACGCCGACTTGTCACTCATCGCCCCCTACCAGAGGAGGAAAACACCCTGTGTCAAAATGCCTGCGGGCTGTCCATGGACGAGCTAATCGCCAAAGCCATCAACAGCAATAAtaacgacaacaacaataatgaCCTTAGCCTCGGCCTGAGCAATGAAGAGGCTAGGCTCCTAACGGCCGGCGTAGTCCAAGGACAATCGGGCCGCATCCTGTCCGAGGTGGCGCGCCTCAGTCCCGAAGATCGGGAGCTCAAGGCTCGAGCTATGGAGGCGGCGAGGACGGAGGATGTCCGGGCTGCTATAGAGGTGGCGCAGAGGGTTCGGCAGCGATGGACAGCGGTGCAActggcggcggcgaaggcgcTGAGCAATGACGATATTAGGAATATTCAGGTTGCGATGAAGGTTCCTTGGCAGGAGCACGTACTGCAATCCAGTTCAACTTCAGCGGGCGATTCTAGTTCAGGTGGTCAGAACCCCGGTGAAGCGGGGGCTCGCTTCGGTCTTGTGGCATTCtaccagaaagaagaagaagaaggaggaggaggaggaggaggaggaggaggaggaggaggaggagtagATCGTCTTTCGGAGTATAAATCCCAGATCGGAACGGCTATTTACCATGGATTACACTATTCAGTCTCGCTGATCAAGGACGAGACGAGAAACCGGTTCACCTTGCACTGGGTGGTTGTTCCAGGTAGCCATAATAACGACTTGGACCCGAGTGCACTACGGACCAGATTTAGTACAATGCTCGCAAATAATGAGATTCCAATCGGCTTTCGACGCGACGCCTTCCTCTATGTGGATAAGGAGGCGTTCGACTCGCGTGAGACAGCAAGGCCGTATCTCTGGTTAGCTGAGCCCGAATCTAAGCCTGAATATGAGACTGGGACTACTACTGGAGCTCAACCTGGGGTTTTACCACCTCTTAAAGTCGATATTAAGCATATCGCCCCCACATTGTTTGCGCGACTGGTCCAGCGCGATCTCCAGGGCGAGGCGAGACGGAAGCCCTATCGTTATACGTCAGAGCTGAGCAGGTTGCATGCGGCCACGGATGCAACCAGGGAAGGAGATGGGATCTGGCCGCCACCTTCTCGACTCCAGTAG
- a CDS encoding casein kinase I (casein kinase (serine/threonine/tyrosine protein kinase)) yields the protein MSSSSSNVVGVHYRVGKKIGEGSFGVIFEGTNLLNNQQVAIKFEPRKSDAPQLRDEYRTYKILVGCPGIPNVYYFGQEGLHNILVIDLLGPSLEDLFDHCNRRFSTKTVVMVAKQMLSRVQTIHEKNLIYRDIKPDNFLIGRPNSKAANVIHVVDFGMAKQYRDPKTKQHIPYRERKSLSGTARYMSINTHLGREQSRRDDLEALGHVFMYFLRGGLPWQGLKAATNKQKYEKIGEKKQTTAIKDLCEGFPEEFTKYLTYVRNLGFEDTPDYDYLRDLLTQALKNAGEVEDGEYDWMKLNNGRGWEYKSYSSQQHLHNNALPNSSARELHAQQLRSSQRPGVTADRLNAAQPPPPSPAKPGAGKTRERQNVQGGMPPKRQSGGMETTPTVSTQAQFQNSNANIPGRMGSPANPTKNSQQGPGAQGINEPQPTFVQKVMKALCCGR from the exons atgtcatcgtcgtcgtccaACGTGGTGGGTGTCCACTACAgggtgggaaagaaaattggTGAAGGATCGTTCGGTGTAATCTTTGAGGGCACGAACCTTTTGAATAATCAGCAAGTGGCCATCAAATTC GAACCACGGAAAAGTGATGCACCACAACTCCGCGATGAGTATCGGACATACAAGATTCTGGTCGGATGTC CGGGCATTCCCAATGTCTATTACTTCGGCCAGGAGGGTCTACATAACATCTTGGTTATCGACCTACTTGGTCCGAGtcttgaggatcttttcGATCACTGTAATCGTCGCTTCTCGACAAAGACAGTTGTGATGGTGGCTAAGCAGATG CTCTCTCGCGTCCAAACGATTCACGAGAAAAATCTGATCTACCGTGATATCAAGCCCGacaacttcctcatcggccGCCCTAATTCCAAGGCCGCCAACGTCATTCATGTCGTCGACTTTGGTATGGCCAAGCAATACCGTGATCCAAAAACGAAGCAACACATCCCTTATCGTGAGCGAAAGTCGCTGTCCGGTACAGCCCGCTACATGAGTATCAACACCCACCTGGGCCGGGAGCAGTCCCGGAGAGATGACCTGGAAGCTTTGGGTCACGTTTTCATGTACTTCTTGAGAGGAGGTCTGCCATGGCAAGGGCTGAAAGCCGCGACGAACAAGCAGAAGTACGAGAAGATTGGCGAGAAGAAACAAACTACTGCGATCAAGGACCTGTGCGAAGGATTTCCTG AAGAGTTTACGAAGTACCTCACTTATGTCCGCAACCTTGGGTTCGAAGACACACCTGATTACGACTACTTGAGGGACTTGCTCACGCAAGCCCTGAAAAATGCAGGAGAGGTCGAAGACGGCGAATATGACTGGATGAAGCTCAACaacggaagaggatgggAGTACAAGTCGTACTCGTCCCAGCAGCATCTCCACAACAATGCACTTCCCAATTCGTCTGCTCGTGAGCTCCATGCTCAGCAGCTACGCAGCAGCCAGAGGCCCGGTGTGACAGCAGACCGTTTAAACGCCGCGCAGCCCCCGCCCCCTTCTCCGGCGAAGCCGGGAGCGGGGAAGACGCGCGAGCGGCAAAACGTCCAAGGCGGGATGCCACCGAAGCGCCAGAGCGGGGGGATGGAAACTACACCGACGGTGTCCACTCAGGCACAGTTCCAGAACTCGAACGCAAATATTCCGGGTCGCATGGGAAGCCCAGCCAACCCGACGAAGAATAGCCAGCAAGGCCCGGGCGCTCAAGGGATCAATGAGCCGCAGCCCACTTTCGTTCAGAAAGTGATGAAAGCATTATGCTGCGGTAGGTGA
- a CDS encoding mediator of RNA polymerase II transcription subunit 18 (predicted protein) — translation MHELLLFASVPAHQHHELLQQLAGLTAMQPRHRLERRLIFKAYRKPGLINTRVGASQDLQGNEMQRLNKMLNGGMFYTQVVGPVSEADFGAQSSAASSGDPDAPMSGTDTGTNFEYHPYSYENQPWKLEFRDIPEAGTRSAVTTRLMASASLPKGDITTPMNAWGYSFVTEYVVEGDVFILNDIVIYLHRVLHYPAESSGSHEPRRQLPPFQQMSPLEKTGSYVLQASIAVQDGGNQEMMKTASQHLFGLREQLKSAVRLEQADRLSLDTRAK, via the exons ATGCATGAGCTACTGCTCTTCGCCTCGGTCCCCGCGCACCAGCACCATGAGCTGCTACAACAGCTGGCCGGGTTGACGGCCATGCAGCCCCGTCACCGCTTAGAGAGGCGTCTGATCTTCAAGGCCTATCGGAAACCAGGGCTGATCAATACCCGTGTGGGTGCCAGTCAAGACTTGCAAGGCAATGAAATGCAGCGTCTGAATAAGATGCTGAACGGTGGCATGTTCTATACACAAGTGGTCGGACCGGTTTCCGAGGCCGACTTTGGTGCCCAATCTTCCGCTGCCTCATCGGGTGACCCTGATGCGCCCATGTCTGGAACTGATACTGGTACAAACTTTGAGTACCACCCTTACAGTTATGAGAATCAACCCTGGAAGCTGGAGTTTAGAGATATCCCCGAGGCGGGGACTCGTTCCGCCGTGACCACCCGGCTGATGGCCAGCGCTAGTTTGCCCAAGGGCGATATTACCACCCCTATGAACGCCTGGGGGTATAG TTTTGTCACGGAGTACGTGGTAGAGGGGGATGTCTTTATTCTGAATGATATCGTCATTTACCTACATCGAGTTCTGCATTATCCTGCAGAGAGCTCTGGATCACATGAACCGCGGCGACAGTTACCTCCTTTTCAGCAGATGTCTCCGCTGGAAAAAACCGGAAGCTATGTCTTACAGGCCTCTATTGCTGTCCAGGATGGAGGTAAccaggagatgatgaagaccgCGTCGCAGCATCTGTTTGGGCTCCGTGAGCAGCTGAAGTCGGCCGTCCGGCTGGAACAGGCGGATCGACTTTCCTTGGACACACGAGCGAAGTAA
- a CDS encoding M20 family metallopeptidase (aminoacylase ACY1 and related metalloexopeptidases) has product MKSIYSLVLCTALTAASPHPAFPQSPLGVPTTSSPSTGTFNSAEEVINASPFLSFHRDIVQIESISSNEHNVGEFIADFLRARNFTVIEQAVTSSSQTENQERFNVFAYPSSNTPEILITSHIDTVPPFIPYSLDTDSTTDNDPSTIRISGRGSVDAKGSVAAQIFAALDVLEQNPSAPLGLLFVVGEETGGDGMRAFSESSLNPAPSAFHTVIFGEPTELALVSGHKGMLGFEIVAKGHAAHSGYPWLGRSAISAVLPALSRVDQLGNIPADKGGLPSSPKYGNTTVNIGRVDAGVAANVVPATARADVAVRLAAGTPDEARDIVRRAVRDATDGNPDVYAEFNTRSEGYPPQDLDTDVDGFDITTVNYGTDVPNLQIHEREDGPVRRYLYGPGSIHVAHGDNEAITVGDLQEAVRGYRKLIEAALQRR; this is encoded by the coding sequence atGAAGTCTATCTACTCGCTTGTGCTGTGCACTGCGCTCACGGCGGCTTCTCCGCACCCCGCATTTCCACAATCACCTCTGGGTGTGCCGACAACATCGTCACCATCAACAGGGACGTTCAATTCCGCCGAGGAAGTGATCAATGCCTCGCCCTTCCTGTCTTTTCACCGAGATATTGTGCAGATTGAATCTATCTCTAGCAACGAGCACAATGTCGGGGAGTTCATCGCCGATTTTCTCCGCGCCCGCAACTTCACCGTCATTGAGCAGGCAGTAACTTCGTCTTCTCAAACAGAAAACCAAGAGCGTTTTAACGTCTTTGCCTACCCGTCGTCTAATACCCCGGAAATCCTCATTACCAGTCACATCGACACTGTCCCACCATTTATCCCGTACTCCTTGGACACCGACTCGACCACGGATAATGACCCGTCCACGATCCGTATCTCCGGTCGCGGCTCCGTTGACGCCAAAGGCAGCGTCGCAGCCCAAATCTTCGCTGCTCTCGATGTTCTTGAGCAGAATCCCAGTGCGCCCTTGGGTCTGCTCTTCGTCGTTGGCGAAGAAACCGGTGGAGATGGCATGAGAGCATTCTCGGAATCCTCACTCAATCCAGCTCCCTCCGCCTTCCACACTGTGATCTTCGGCGAACCCACCGAACTCGCCCTCGTGTCCGGCCACAAGGGGATGCTGGGCTTCGAGATCGTCGCTAAAGGCCACGCTGCCCACTCCGGGTACCCCTGGCTCGGCCGCAGCGCCATCTCCGCCGTCCTCCCGGCCCTCTCCCGCGTCGACCAGCTGGGCAACATCCCTGCCGACAAGGGCGGTCTTCCTTCCAGCCCGAAGTATGGCAACACGACCGTGAACATCGGCCGAGTAGACGCTGGTGTCGCTGCCAACGTCGTCCCGGCCACTGCTCGCGCTGACGTTGCCGTGCGTCTGGCCGCGGGCACCCCTGACGAGGCACGGGATATCGTTCGACGGGCCGTGCGCGATGCGACGGATGGTAACCCCGATGTGTACGCGGAGTTTAATACCCGCTCCGAAGGATATCCCCCTCAGGACTTGGATACAGACGTTGATGGCTTCGACATCACGACGGTAAACTACGGCACCGACGTGCCGAATCTGCAGATCCATGAGCGCGAGGACGGCCCCGTTCGTCGCTACCTCTATGGTCCCGGTAGTATCCATGTTGCCCATGGTGATAATGAAGCTATAACTGTTGGGGATCTGCAGGAGGCTGTTCGCGGATATCGGAAGTTGATCGAGGCGGCTTTGCAGCGTCGTTAG
- a CDS encoding uncharacterized protein (predicted protein), giving the protein MLLTMHLSLNYAAVRSVQMTSLNRQRANIVFSTLLNSDTDLDIANFNPTHETHPTPKHSKATQSQKQWQIPTPAQVSKQEKIFETDGILRWVSAPSTQHKLGTCRIGVPLEQFLAPSSTRTGSGSLKTSTPISDLSSLFKSEDYLLFLHRNRQSWDARILLKTSSTTQTQLKAWMHVLLAARVLCSSAKEMRTQEIEYIMDTISKTLTFLNDGSRTDQYMSALTEAGWDLNVAALETRSGRRIACT; this is encoded by the coding sequence ATGCTTCTTACCATGCATCTGAGTCTCAATTACGCGGCTGTCCGCTCCGTGCAGATGACCAGTCTAAACCGACAACGAGCAAACATCGTCTTCTCAACACTACTAAACTCCGACACGGACCTTGACATTGCGAACTTCAATCCCACCCACGAAACTCACCCAACCCCCAAGCATAGCAAAGCAACACAATCCCAGAAACAATGGCAGATACCAACCCCAGCCCAAGTCtccaagcaagagaagatcttcgagaCGGACGGCATCCTAAGATGGGTCTCTGCCCCATCAACACAACACAAACTAGGCACCTGCCGTATCGGAGTCCCACTCGAACAATTCCTCGCCCCATCTTCGACACGCACGGGATCCGGCTCCCTCAAAACATCAACCCCCATATCCGacctttcctccctctttAAATCAGAAGACTACCTGTTATTCCTGCACCGTAACCGCCAATCCTGGGACGCAAGAATCCTCCTGAAGACGAGTAGCACGACCCAAACGCAGCTAAAAGCCTGGATGCACGTATTACTGGCTGCACGAGTGCTATGCTCGTCCGCAAAGGAGATGCGGACACAGGAGATAGAGTATATCATGGACACGATCTCCAAGACATTGACTTTCCTAAACGATGGCTCTCGGACGGATCAGTACATGTCAGCTCTAACAGAGGCAGGATGGGATCTGAACGTTGCTGCATTGGAGACAAGGTCTGGACGGCGGATTGCTTGTACTTAA
- a CDS encoding RUS1 family protein (uncharacterized conserved protein), translated as MSPQRCLFTKQRITSVTNSLTLKDSLQAFSSSIAGLLSSRAVLQGVGVGNADASPTAALLLHILQDTSGRISTILFAHRVGTALEPECKMYRLAADVFNDAAMILDCLSPMIPAGFGRVTVLSTAGVLRALCGVAGGSSKASLSAHFSRWGNLAEVNAVRFAHLV; from the exons ATGTCTCCTCAACGGTGTCTTTTCACCAAACAACGGATCACGAGCGTGACTAACTCATTAACGCTCAAGGACTCGCTCCAAGCGTTCAGTAGTTCTATTGCCGGCCTCCTGTCTTCGAGGGCAGTACTACAAG GTGTTGGAGTGGGCAATGCGGATGCTTCCCCGACAGCTGCCCTTCTGCTTCACATTCTTCAAGACACATCTGGCCGAATTTCAACCATTCTGTTTGCGCATAGGGTTGGCACTGCTCTGGAGCCAGAATGTAAAATGTACCGCCTTGCTGCCGATGTTTTCAACGATGCTGCCATGATTCTGGACTGTCTTTCCCCGATGATCCCAGCAGGATTTGGTCGGGTGACGGTTCTCAGCACAGCAGGTGTGTTACGAGCTCTGTGTGGCGTTGCAGGAGGAAGCTCCAAGGCGAGTCTGAGTGCGCATTTCTCTCGGTGGGGGAATCTCGCAGAAGTCAACGCCGTACGTTTCGCTCATCTTGTTTAA
- a CDS encoding uncharacterized protein (predicted protein) has translation MESKGIDVTRDWPILRGLLKPSSVDHLVIVWRERGREQMMEIRGDPYVHQGTALYPILAINAQRARTSTPFQKELVYTDPDLVESFWNSCKRLNLLLSGLDW, from the exons ATGGAGTCCAAG GGTATTGATGTCACGAGGGACTGGCCTATCTTGCGTGGACTCTTGAAACCCTCATCTGTTGATCATTTAGTCATCGtgtggagagagagagggagagagcaAATGAT GGAAATTAGGGGAGATCCCTATGTACACCAGGGGACTGCCTTATATCCCATTCTCGCGATCAATGCGCAACGGGCACGAACATCCACACCATTCCAGAAAGAACTCGTCTACACC GATCCTGACTTGGTGGAGAGCTTTTGGAACAGTTGCAAGCGACTAAACCTTCTTCTGTCGGGGCTTGATTGGTAG
- a CDS encoding uncharacterized protein (predicted protein): MLKLSQLIDTKGRDSSEVMVDSYRQPPQSPLTNTSSTPVSPTVSLFSAKGHTRFSSSVSSLVSSPGHNNSMEIASKNPLTGVKEESCGAPARDLEEDYFRMLLPLLPAPRFSSLFSDCTYTIVLTNTEHFDQDLSEFEGPYFASVDYSDEYDLTDAGMDIPHSPKKRRSDSVSAKGLSRIGSRISTISNRWKSRQGSDGFDALDAFSMRSRTNSTSSILIGPTIVPVSRVNSVTVPPSPARTIFEERLSESGALPIDIAKANRHSQGNDDASPKATTPLLPPFMGDQPTYPVTSRVHSPLQSPSVADMSEDACDGAASRDSRLASLPSPPLSTRPSISSFNRPRASTVRPASVDAPPYLLSDPNDEWANKLGHANFTIQPEPYVPEVYDLESFRQLRAQWDLAQCNFTKHLVRTGEHYGITSTIYKLTEEKWDCVNSEWKHHHEMMLSQLEVTEGHRLHLIESQCDPCEQIKLPRLHDEKFPELGDGEIVGPMKIAPATSGSGRCRSQSLKRNFFRFFQDLMSRS, translated from the coding sequence ATGTTGAAACTTTCCCAACTTATAGACACCAAAGGGCGGGATAGTTCCGAAGTCATGGTAGACTCATACCGACAACCACCGCAGTCACCGTTGACTAATACTTCGTCGACGCCGGTCTCTCCCACCGtctccctcttctctgcCAAAGGACATACTCGCTTTTCGAGCTCCGTGTCCTCTTTGGTCTCCTCGCCGGGTCATAATAACTCGATGGAGATCGCGTCCAAGAATCCCTTGACAGGAGTAAAGGAAGAATCCTGTGGGGCCCCAGCTAGGGATCTCGAGGAGGATTATTTCCGTATGTTGTTGCCCTTGCTCCCAGCCCCCCGGTTCTCGAGTCTTTTCTCCGATTGTACTTATACAATTGTATTGACCAATACAGAACACTTCGATCAAGATCTGTCCGAGTTTGAGGGCCCGTACTTTGCTTCAGTCGATTACTCGGACGAGTACGATCTCACGGATGCCGGCATGGACATCCCTCATTCACCCAAAAAGAGACGCTCGGATAGTGTCTCCGCCAAGGGTCTCTCGCGGATCGGTTCACGCATATCGACCATTTCGAACCGCTGGAAGTCCAGACAGGGCtccgatggcttcgatgCTTTGGATGCCTTCTCGATGCGGTCTCGCACCAATTCCACATCCTCTATCCTAATCGGTCCCACCATCGTTCCCGTCAGTCGCGTCAATTCCGTTACCGTGCCACCTTCACCCGCCAGGACAATCTTTGAGGAGCGACTTAGTGAGTCCGGGGCCTTGCCCATCGATATCGCAAAAGCAAATCGTCACAGCCAGGGTAACGATGACGCGAGCCCCAAAGCGACCACTCCCCTGCTACCTCCGTTCATGGGCGACCAGCCAACGTATCCAGTGACATCCCGAGTCCACTCCCCTTTGCAATCGCCGTCCGTGGCGGACATGTCGGAGGATGCTTGTGACGGTGCAGCATCCCGGGACTCGCGGTTGGCCAGCCTACCGTCGCCTCCGCTGTCTACCAGGCCATCCATCTCGTCATTCAATCGTCCGCGCGCGAGCACGGTACGACCAGCGTCGGTGGATGCACCCCCCTATCTTTTATCAGACCCGAACGACGAGTGGGCGAACAAGCTCGGTCATGCCAACTTTACGATTCAACCGGAGCCGTACGTGCCCGAGGTGTACGATCTCGAATCTTTTCGTCAATTACGCGCCCAGTGGGATTTGGCGCAATGCAATTTCACCAAGCATCTCGTCCGAACGGGCGAGCATTACGGGATCACATCCACAATCTACAAGTTGACGGAGGAGAAGTGGGATTGTGTTAATAGTGAATGGAAACACCACCACGAGATGATGCTTTCCCAACTAGAGGTCACCGAAGGACATCGTCTACACCTCATCGAGTCCCAGTGCGACCCGTGCGAACAGATCAAGCTTCCACGCCTCCATGACGAGAAATTCCCCGAGCTGggtgatggagagattgTCGGACCCATGAAAATCGCCCCAGCCACCAGCGGATCGGGACGCTGTCGGAGTCAGTCGTTGAAACGCAACTTCTTCAGATTCTTCCAGGATCTGATGTCACGATCTTAG